From a region of the Ovis aries strain OAR_USU_Benz2616 breed Rambouillet chromosome 2, ARS-UI_Ramb_v3.0, whole genome shotgun sequence genome:
- the LOC101111780 gene encoding transcription factor Spi-C-like has protein sequence MACAEQDKLGQAFEDAFEVLRQHSPGDFQYSSDYKNYLAFINHRSHIRGNSNSYGVQPAEEPIYNWRTVINSAADLYFEGNIHQSLENVPKNQLVQPVLLQQKGGKGRKKLRLFEYLHESLCNPEMASCIQWIDQTKGIFQFVSKKNKEKLAQLWGKRKGNRKTMTYQKMARALRNYGRTGEIIKIRRKLTYQFSEAILQRLSAPYFLEKEIFYSQYVQPDQGYLSLNNWNANYNYTYANYHELSHPDC, from the coding sequence ATGGCTTGTGCTGAACAAGACAAGCTGGGTCAAGCATTTGAAGATGCCTTTGAAGTACTGAGGCAGCATTCACCTGGAGACTTTCAGTACTCCTCAGATTACAAAAATTACCTGGCTTTTATCAACCACCGTTCTCATATCAGAGGAAATTCCAACAGCTATGGTGTGCAGCCTGCAGAGGAACCCATCTATAATTGGAGAACagtcataaacagtgctgcagacCTCTATTTTGAAGGAAATATTCATCAATCTCTGGAGAACGTCCCCAAAAACCAGCTGGTACAACCTGTTCTTCTCCAGCAAAAGGGAGGAAAAGGCAGGAAGAAGCTCCGACTGTTTGAATACCTTCATGAATCCCTATGTAATCCAGAGATGGCATCTTGTATTCAGTGGATAGATCAAACCAAAGGAATCTTTCAGTTtgtatcaaaaaaaaacaaagaaaaacttgcCCAActctggggaaaaagaaaaggcaaccgGAAGACCATGACTTACCAGAAAATGGCCAGAGCACTGAGGAATTATGGAAGAACTGGGGAAATCATCAAAATCCGGAGAAAGCTAACTTACCAGTTCAGTGAGGCCATTCTCCAAAGACTGTCTGCACCTTACTTCTTGGAAAAAGAGATCTTCTATTCACAGTATGTTCAACCTGATCAAGGATATCTCAGTTTAAATAACTGGAATGCAaattataattatacatatgCCAATTACCATGAGCTGAGTCACCCTGATTGCTAA